The Caloenas nicobarica isolate bCalNic1 chromosome 28, bCalNic1.hap1, whole genome shotgun sequence genome window below encodes:
- the LOC135999337 gene encoding olfactory receptor 14J1-like codes for LHYGTLLGSRACVHMAAAAWATGFLNALLHMANTFSLPLCKGNALDQFFCEIPQFLKLSCSDASLRELGLLVVTVCLGFGCFVFIVLSYVQIFRAVLRIPSEQGWHKAFSTCLPHLAVVSLFVSTAMFAYLKPPSISSPSLDLVVSVLYSVVPPAVNPLIYSMRNQELKDALWKLVS; via the coding sequence ctgcactacgggaccctcctgggcagcagagcttgtgtccacatggcagcagctgcctgggccactgggtttctcaacgctctgctgcacatggccaatacattttcactgccactgtgcaagggcaatgccctggaccagttcttctgtgaaatcccacagttcctcaagctctcctgctcagatgcctccctcagggaacttgggcttcttgtggttactgtctgtttaggatttgggtgttttgtgttcattgtgctgtcctacgtgcagatcttcagggccgtgctgaggatcccctctgagcagggatggcacaaagccttttccacgtgcctccctcacctggccgtggtctccctgtttgtcagcactgccatgtttgcctacctgaagcccccctccatctcctccccatccctggacctggtggtgtctgttctgtactcagtggtgcctccagcagtgaaccccctcatctacagcatgaggaaccaggagctcaaggatgccctgtggaaactcgtATCTTAG
- the LOC135999544 gene encoding olfactory receptor 14A16-like: MSNSSSITQFLLLAFTDIQELQLLHFWLFLGIYLAALLGNGLIITTIACDQHLHTPMYFFLLNLALLDLGCISITVPKSMANSLWDTRAISYIGCAAQIFLFLFFISAEYSLLTIMSYDRYIAICKPLHYGTLLGSRACVHMAAAAWATGFLHALLHTANTFSLPLCKGNALDQFFCEIPQILKLSCSQSYFREAGLILVSVSLSFGCFVFIVVSYVQILRAVLRIPSEQGRHKAFATCLPHLAVVSLFVITAVFAYLKPPSISSPSLDLVVSVLYSVVPPAVNPLIYSMRNQELKDALW, translated from the coding sequence atgtccaacagcagctccatcacccagttcctcctcctggcattcacagatatacaggagctgcagctcttgcacttctggctcttcctgggcatctacctggctgccctcctgggcaacggcctcatcatcaccaccatagcctgtgaccagcacctccacacccccatgtacttcttcctgctcaacctcgccctcctcgacctgggctgtatctccatcactgtccccaaatccatggccaattccctctgggacaccagggccatttcttatattggatgtgctgcacagatatttttgtttctctttttcatttcagcagagtattctcttctcaccatcatgtcctacgaccgctacattgccatctgcaaacccctgcactacgggaccctcctgggcagcagagcttgtgtccacatggcagcagctgcctgggccactgggtttctccatgctctgctgcacacggccaatacattttcactgccactgtgcaagggcaatgccctggaccagttcttctgtgaaatcccccagattctcaagctctcctgctcacagtcctactttagggaagctgggcttattttgGTTAGTGTCTCTttatcatttgggtgttttgtgttcattgtggtatcctatgtgcagatcttgagggctgttctgaggatcccctctgagcagggacggcacaaagcctttgccacgtgcctccctcacctggccgtggtctccttgtttgtcatcactgccgtgtttgcctacctgaagcccccctccatctcgtccccatccctggacctggtggtgtctgttctgtactcagtggtgcctccagcagtgaaccccctcatctacagcatgaggaaccaggagctcaaggatgccctgtgg
- the LOC135999447 gene encoding olfactory receptor 14J1-like — translation MSNSSSITQFLLLAFADTRELQLLHFWLFLGIYLAALLGNGLIITTIACDQHLHTPMYFFLLNLALLDMGSISITVPKSMANSLWDIRVISYAGCAAQVFFVYFLFGAEYSLLTIMSYDRYVAICKPLHYGTLLGSRACVHMAAAAWATGFLNALLHTANTFSLPLWKGNALDQFFWEIPQILKLSCSNSYVRELELLVVSLSVIFGCFIFILFSYVQILRAVLRIPSEQGRHKAFSTCLPHLAVVSLFVSTGIFAYLKPPSISSPWLDLMVSVLYSVVPPAVNPLIYSMRNQELKDALWKLIS, via the coding sequence atgtccaacagcagctccatcacccagttcctcctcctggcgttcgcagacacacgggagctgcagctcttgcacttctggctcttcctgggcatctacctggctgccctcctgggcaacggcctcatcatcaccaccatagcttgtgaccagcacctccacacccccatgtacttcttcctcctcaacctcgccctcctcgacatgggctccatctccatcactgtccccaaatccatggccaactccctGTGGGATAtcagggtcatttcctatgcaggatgtgctgcccaggtcttctttgtatatttcttgtttggtgcagagtattccctcctcaccatcatgtcctatgaccgctacgttgccatctgcaaacccctgcactacgggaccctcctgggcagcagagcttgtgtccacatggcagcagctgcctgggccactgggtttctcaatgctctgctgcacacggccaatacattttcactgccactgtggaagggcaatgccctggaccagttcttctgggaaatcccccagatcctcaagctctcctgctcaaattCGTACGTCAGGGAACTTGAGCTTCTTGTGGTTAGTCTCTCAGTAatatttgggtgttttattttcattcttttctcctacgtgcagatcttgagggccgtgctgaggatcccctctgagcagggacggcacaaagccttttccacatgcctccctcacctggccgtggtctccctgtttgtcagcactggcatatttgcctacctgaagcccccctccatctcttccccatggCTGGACCTgatggtgtctgttctgtactcagtggtgcctccagcagtgaaccccctcatctacagcatgaggaaccaggagctcaaggatgccctgtggaaactcatatcttag